CGGATATACTGCTCGATCGCAGATTTGGCCTGCACTTCCTCATCGCGAGCTGTTTCAATATCCTGCTCTAAACGGTGGCGCTCGTCATAACGCCGCGACAATTTATTCTGCAGAAGCTCTAGCTGCGCTTTGGAATTGAGGTAACCATCGCGCAAGGCCTGTGCCCTAGCTCCCGATCTAGCCATCTCCAACTTCTTGGATTCGTGCTGACGACGAACCTCCTCTTTACGGTCCAGCAGGGCCTCGGCATCTTGTTCTACAGATGCGAGCTCTGTTTTGGCGTTGGACAATTCTCGGTTGAGTGAGAAACGGCTGACAGCTAGAGCCTCTTTTTCTTGATTTAGCTTTTCAATGTGTGCTGTGTGACGTTCCAAAGCCTGCGAGGCAGCCTGTATAAGCTCCTGCTTGCGGTCGTGGAGCTGCTGCACAGCCTGAAGTGCCGACATGACTTCAAGCACGCCACGGTTCTGTTGCTGCAGTTTGTTGTCAATCTCGGCAACGATTTGACGATCTTGGTTTATCTGATATTCGAGGTCATCAATGGTCGCCTGAGCGCGGGATAGCTCGCCCTCGTATTCCTTTAGGCTTGCGGCCAATGCTTCCAATTCGGTCTTACGGCTGAGGAGTCCAGCAGCACTCTTGCCACCGATGATAAATTCATCAGCATCTGAGAACGAAACACCCTGCGCCGTGAATACAATCACTCCGTGCGGAAGCTTATCAAGTTCTTCATCGCCGATGGCTAGAGCTGGGAGCAGGTATAGCCTATCGAGCACGCGATCGAGGCCATTCAGGGCGTCCGCTTTGCCTTCAAGACTAAGGTAGCGACGTAGAGGCTCGGCACCTGATACTTCAGCCCAAGATGCGGTCGCCGCCGGATCAACAACTTCCGCGTGCGACAACACGCAAACAGGAAGTGTACTGACGTTATGCTTATTGGCGATTCTTACTAGTTCATTGAAATTGCTTAAGTCGGAAACGAGCAGTCTCTCGGTCCAACGCTCGAGTGCGGCGATGGCTTTTGGTGGAAGCTCTTTGGCGTTGGCTTCAAAACGGATGAAGTCGGTTAAGAGTCCTGGAGTTAAACGATTTAGAGACGACTCATTCTCGCGTAGTGTAGCGAGAGTACCGCTGACGTCTGTGGCTCCGGCCTCAATTTCAGCAAGTGAATTATAACGCGCTCGAGCAGTGTGATATTTTTCCTTGAGCTGATCACGCTGAACATTGGCTTCTTTGATTTGCTGGTAGCGCAGCGCAACCTGACCTTCGCGATCATGTTTTTCGCGAATCTCAAGGTCAAGGCCGGCCTGCGTAGCGCCAGCGCGCTCCTCCGCGGTTCTAAGATCGACGGCAACTGTTTTGATTTCATCGGACAAGAGATTTAGACGTTCGTCTTCGTGACGTCGCTCGTCTTCCGCCTTAGTGAGATCCTTATCGACTTGCTCGGTGCGAAACTTATTGCTCTCGATTAAGCGCTCTACGTTGCGAATTTCATCCGCGAATTCATCCATGCGGCTTTGGTACACCTGGGCCGCTTCGTTAGCACTCTCGACCTCGTATTCAAAGCTAGCAATCGCCTCATTTAGCTCATGAGCGCCTTGCTCGGCAGCACTCACCTCGCGTCGCGCATTTTCAACCTGCGACTCAAGCACCTTAAGGTTGGCGTCATCTTCGGCCAACTCCTCTGCTATGGCGCCTAAACGACGTGTACCGTACTCCATACGTTCGCCGGCACTCTTCAGCGTTGATTCACCACCGGCGATACGCTCACGGGCGATAGTGATCTTTTCCTGAAGTGCCTGCACCTCAGGATCAGCCTCGTCAAGGAGCCCTTGGAGCTCGGTGTGACGTGACTCAAGATTCGCGACCTGAGCCAACACTTCGGCCTCTTTAGCAACTTCGCCTTCGTGCTGCTCTTTAATACCTCGTTGCTGCTCACTAAAGTGATGGTAATTATGAGCGAGGAGGCTGGTTTCCTCGTCTTTCAGTTTGGTGCTGAGTTCGCTGAATTCTTTGGCCTTATCAACCTGCCCACTAAGCGTCTCGAGATGCTTCTCAACCTCGACCAAGATGTCGTCTATACGACTTAGATTAAGCTGCGTCTGCGTTAATTTCCGCTCGGCTTCCTCTTTACGTTTTTTGTATACGGTAGTGCCCGCCGCCTCTTCGAGAATCTCTCGCACGTCCTCAGGTTTGGCGTTGAGAATCCGGTCAACCTGACCTTGTTGGATCATGGAGTAGCTGCGGCCACCAAGTCCAGTGGTTGCAAAGAACCCAACGATATCCTTCAGGCGGCAGGGTTTGCGGTTGATCATGTATTCGCGCTGACCGTCTGCGTATAGACGTCGTGTCAGAACGATTTCATGCTCATGACGGTACTCGGGAGGGCAGATTGCATCCTCGTCGGTGTTGTCAAAGACTAGAGAAACCTCTGCCATGCCGAGAGCCTTGCGACGCTCAGAGCCGGCAAATATGATGTCGGTGGCTTTTTCTCCCCGCAAATTTTTTGCATTTTGCTCACCCATGACCCAGCGCACCGCGTCAATGACGTTGCTCTTACCGGAGCCGTTGGGCCCAACGATACCTGTGATACCGCGATCGAAATTGACAACGATTTTATCGGCAAAAGATTTGAAACCAGAAATGACGATCTTTTTTAAATGCATCGCTTTGGTTACCTGACCTGATTGGTGATGTTGATGGCTGAGCCTGGAATCACGTCAAAGAAGATAATTTGATTACCGTAAAACGAGCAAGATGCCCCGCGACCGGAGTTGTTTACGGCAACCTGATAGTAACTGCGGATATCGTTGGCTGGGGCCAATTGACCGGTAAGCTGTGCATACCATGTCGGATCGTCGACGAGACTCGCACCGATCCAGTACGATCCGTTGGCGTCTCCACGTACCCAGTTCACGAGATCACGAAAGTTATTCACGACTACGGTCTTTTTATTGTTGATCATGACGACGCGGAAATCACCCGGATACGAGTACTGAGACACCTGCGCACCTTTGAACCCATAAACGCGTTCAAATTGCATCTCGTCTGCAGTAGGGAGGAACGTGTAGGCCTTTTTAGCTTCGTCATAGGTGGGGCGTAGTTCGCCTGTTATACGTACGCGAATAATTTGATTAGCGTTGGGACTTGATGCAGGAGCACCGCGCTGTGATAGGTAGAATACATCACTATCCTCGGGATCCGGCCTTACAGCGTAGAAGTTAGTGCGATAATATTTGTACGAAGGATTGTTGAAGAAGGTGCTTTCGTCTGGAGCACGACTGTAATCACTGAGGCGGAAATATAACCAGCGCAGCTCACCTTGTGAGACGGTGTCAGTTGACAGCCTGAAGGGGAAATCACAGCTTGGGTTGATTGACGAAGTAGTGCATAGAGGAGCATTTTTTTCTTCAGCAGCAATGTCGTAGACGAGAAACTGATAGGACTGACGCGCACTCAAGTCTGACCATGCCCGACGGGTTTGCTCATATTGATCCGGGATTTCATTGGGAGTTGCGGCAGTTAAGGTGCCGATCGTGTTGTAGGAGTTGGCATCTGCTAGTTCCGCATCCCCAGTGCTCGGTTTGTCTGGTTGGTCAGGGAAGCCGATCAGAAGGTTGCGTTGAGCATCGAAGTGCAAGGCCCTATACGGTCGCGAGAATTGGCGCACCTTCTTCATGCGACTTTGACTTAGATCAGTTTCCAGCTTGCCTAAAAACAAGCTGCCGTTAGCACACGTCACGGCAAAATACTGGTAGCCCTTACGCATGGCTGAGGTTACGGGACTGCAATCAGGGACCAGGTCTGCCTTTAGTTCGGGATTTACCGGGTCAGTGAGGTCGTAAATGTAGACGTGTGGCTGGCTGTTTCCAGCATTTGCGGAGTAATCCAGGGTCGCAATCATCACGTTACCGACGACATTGACTGATCGTCCCATACGCGGAATTTCGAGGGCTTTTAGTTTGTTGCCATCGCCGTCCATGATGAGGATCGAGCCGGCATTGTATTTACGCTCAAAGTCGGCATTTAAGGCGTAAAAGTATTTACCGTCGTCGCTGACGGCAATATCGACTGGACTAGCAACATTGGTACCTAAAGTCGGGAAGCTCTCTTTGCGTCCACAGCCGATGGCCAGAACGACGGCCAGTGCCGTGAGGAGAACTGAGGACGCTTTCATGTCGGTCGGTCGCTTGGTCATGTAAATTTCTTCAATTCTTTTGGTTCCGGCGAATGATAATCGAAACTTAGAATGTCACGTTCAGACACTTGAGGTAAATGCTAAAAATGCCTTGTTAGCGCGGAGTCCGCTCCGGTATTAATTGGGTCTCAGTGCGGAATTGCGGCTTTAGTACAGCTCCAGCCATGAAAGGTGATCAGCGGATGGCGTCGTTAAATCGGGTAGTTATTCTCGGAAATCTCGGCCAGGATCCTGAACTCCGGTACACGCAGAACCAAATGGCGGTCTGTACCCTACGTGTAGCGACAACTGACTACAGGACCGGTCAGGACGGTCAGCGTCAGGAGCTCACTGAATGGCACCGTATTGTGGTATGGGGGCGCCAGGCTGAAAACTGCTCCAAGTATTTAGCCAAGGGCCGCAGCGTCATGATAGAGGGACGGCTGGCGACCAGAGCTTGGGAGGACAAGCAGGGTCAAAAGCGTTACACAACCGAAATTGTTGCGCAAAATGTGCAATTTGTCGGTGGCCAGCGCAGTGATCGCCAGGGCGGTGCACCATCAGTCGGTGGTGGTATGGGCTCCGGTTACGGCAACTCTGCTGGTATGGGCGGCGGAGCTGGCGCTGGTAACTTTGATATGGATATGGGCCTTGGCGACCAGGGTGCTGGTATGGGCGGTATGGGCGGTCTTGGTGGCCCAGACACCCCTGGCCTCGATGACATTCCGTTTTGATCAATCAGAAGCGCACGCCTAGACCACCGTATAGAGTGATATAGCTATCAAAGGTCTGAGGCGTGCCGATGAGTAGGTAGTTGTCAAGGGACGCGAGCAGCTCAAAGCGCTTCATAAAGTGAAACCGCTGACCAACGGAGACGTGAGTCAGCACGTTGCTTTGTGACAAGGGCTGTGGCCTGCCAGCGATTCCTACAAGATTCTCGTCGATCGTGCCGGGATTATTTGCTGTGCTACAACCGTTGGGCTTGGCTGCCTCTTCCTTAGTACAGAAGACCCCCCGTTGCGGCGTGCCGTCCGGGAAATTGTTTTGCTGTGGGTAGTACTTAGATATCGCTAACCCACCGCCAAAACTTATGAAAAAGTCGAAGTACGTCGTGAACGACAGCAGCACCAGCTGTTTTCCATACAGTGGGTTCCAAACAAAATTGCCCGTCCCGATGTAGTTGAGCTCGCGGATAGGCACATACGCTGGGCCGAAATTAGCGTCACCCTTCGAGTCTTCCGCGAGATTAGCAGCGCCTCCGCACTGAGCCCCGATGGCAAAATTGGGGTCGTTATAGAAGGTCTCGATACATGCGCGTTCGGCCTTATCACTATTGAGGGCGAAGACGCCCTCCGCACTAAAGCCCCAGTTCTCGCTCCAAAAATAGGTTAAGGACCCGTTGAGCATAAACGTTTGGATGTAGGAGCCGTTGAGGACACTGCCAACTTTAGTGTCGAGCTCGATAACTGATTTTTTGGGGAAAAGCTTGTCCTTGACCACATCGGGTCCCTCGACAGCCTTTTCGTAGGCGTAGCCCATTGGGGCCAGGCCGCAGGAGAGGGCAACAAGTGCCAAAGCAACGGTAACGGATCTAGCAAGTTTTCGGAGGAGCACGTAGGGCTTCCTTTCCCAAGGATGGGCCAACTGGGCGAGGCCGCTCAGAGTTATAAGCTAATCACTTTAAATGATAACACGTTGGCAGGGGATCGCGGTAAGCTCTGCAGCAGGCGAGTTGGCTGACGTGGCACAGCTGATTTGGGTAAAAGACAATAACCGCGCGAATACCCAATCTCAGACTGGGTATTACGAGCGGTTATCGAGATCGACTTAATTGTTGCCTTTTGCCATGGCGACAAAAATGGCCTCAATCCGTTCAGCGCGACTTTGGCACTTGGCCTTAATTCGGTGCAGTGTCTCCCCAGACTGGCCTTTGGCAGCCTCGTCTTTAACCGAGACGTAGAACTTAATCTTGGGCTCAGTGCCCGACGGGCGCACACTGACCTTGGTACCGTCGAGGAGGACAAACTGCAGGACGTTAGACTTTGGGAAGTCTAGGTTTGCGGTGTGTTTGAAGGTCCGATCACTTGCACTGAGAACCTGCTGCGTATCGAAATCTCGCAGTAGCTTCACTCCGATACCATCAATCTCGCGTGGTGGATCGGCTCTCAGCCGCGCCATCATGGATGCGATCTGGTCGGCTCCATCTTTACCCGGTAGGGTTATGTCAGCCAAGGTCTCATAGTAGGCTCCATGCTTCTGAAACATTTGATCCAGGACATCGAGCACCGATTTACCCTGCGACTTATAGTAGGCGACCATCTCGGCAGCTAAACAGCAAGAGATGACAGCATCCTTATCTCTAACGAAAGATCCTGCTAAAAAGCCGTAGCTTTCCTCGCCACCGCAAACAAACTGTCGCGAGGGTTTGCGCTCGCCAGATTCGTACTCCTCAACCCGCTGGCAAATCCACTTAAAGCCAGTCAGAGTCTCATCACAGGTCGCACCAAACTCGGCTGCCAGGTCGGCTTGCAAGTCTGTAGTGACGACTGTTTTGATGACTAAAGGATTCGCCGGCAACCGCCCTAGCTCTTTCTGAGCATTGAGCACGAAATGATTCAGTAGGGCGCCGATTTGGTTACCGTTCGGGCGTACGTAAGCGCCGTTCACCAGGATTTCCATACCGATACGATCGCAGTCGGGATCGGTGGCGAGCACTAGGTCGGCCTGAAGCTTTTTGCCTAGGTCTCTGGCCATATCCATGGCTGAGGGGTTTTCGGGGTTGGGCGATTTAACCGTCGGGAAGTTGCCATCAGGACGCTCCTGCTCTGGGACTACCGTGACATCGGTGAAACCGTAGCGACGCAGCATCTCAACCACGGGGTAAAGTCCCGCCCCATGGAGGGGTGAATAGACAATTTTGAAGCCCTTGCGACCTTCTGGCCTGAGGGATAAAGCTGCAACCTTGGCAAAATAGGCCTCATCAAGCTCCTCGCCTACCTCGCGCGCCAAGCCTTTGGCCACCGCCTCCTCAAAGGGCATCCTTTTGATGTCGGAGTAATCTTTAATCTTACCGTAGTGGGTGATGATAGCTTTGTCGTGTGGCGGCACCAATTGGCCGCCCGTTTGCCAATAGACTTTGTAGCCGTTGTACTCTGGCGGATTATGACTGGCGGTGACACAGACGCCGGCATGACAGCCGAAGTGACGCGTCATAAATGACAGCATCGGCACTGGTCTAAGCTCTCGTGTAATCAAAGCCTGAATACCATGCGCTGCCATAACCTCGACCGTTGCTTTGGCAAAGTCCCGCGAAAATCGCCTAGAGTCGTGCGACACGGCGACCTTAAGAGCCTCATGCGGGAACGCTTCTTTCAGGTGTCTAGCCAAAGCTGTTGACGCCTTACGGACGTTATATATGTTCATACGTGCCGTACCGGCGCCAATGATGCCCCTTAGCCCGCCGGTACCGAATTCAAGATCGCGGTAAAAACGATCGACTATATCCTTCTCTCGTTTACCGTCGATTAATGCGGCTACCTCGGCGCGCGTGGTCTTATCGAAAGCCTCAGAGGTGGCCCAGTAGCTAGCGCGCTCCTGGATGACAGGATCAAGATTCATCAGCGTCCCCTTTGTGGTCAGGTCCGCCAAAATTAAATCAAATTGGCTACCAAGGCCAAGAACTTATCATCTTAAATGCCTCAGGATCATGAGAAATCACTTGAGGATAGCAAAGGTAAAGTGCAGTTCCTGGCCCGTGAAAACGATGATGGCCACTTTGCAAGCGCCCACCTAGAGGGAGCGTCGCCTCAATTTCAACAGTGGGGGTGTTCAGCATTAAGTTGGGGGCGAGGAATAAGTCGCGTCTAGCCTCTAGCACTGCCGGGTCCCCTATAAATGAGACCGAGAAGGCGGCATCTGTCGTGTTTATTTGCTCGATCGCCGTGTCTAGGACGTCGTACTCATAAACCGCAACGTCCGGAGAAAAAAGGATATTACCTTGGTAGGCGCTGCCGTTATCGAAGCTACGTAAATAATGTAAACTCGGACTGACAAAAAACCCTCCCAAAGTCTCGTCGACTTCACGGCCCCAGAGTAACGTCGTCGTAGATTCGCGGTTGGCCATGGTCTGGAACCGTAGAAACTTCTCAACTGCTTTCTCGGAGTAAAGAGGACCCATGAATGGTTGATCATTCAGCGGTGCATCCCCGAGATCCGTGCGTCCGACGCGGACTGATCTAAATGCAGCTGTGATCGCCTCTGAGAATTGTGGCATTAATGAGCGATAAACAAACACCCGGCTGGTTGATGTGCAGCGCTGTCCAGTGGTTTTAAGAGCGCCGTAAGTCACGCAGCGGACGGCTTCGTCAATATTAGCCGATGAGTGCACAATCACGGCATTCTTGCCGCCCGACTGCAGCACGAGCTGCCGTGGTACTGAGATGCGTGACTCTATCCGGATCGCATCGCAGTGCTCTCGCGAGCCTGTATAAAGAATGGCTTGGACTCTTTTATCAGCAATGACTTGTTTAAAGCTGCTGAAATTTCCGAAAACTACCTGTAACGCGGCAGGCGGTATTCCCTGCTCTTGAGCGAGCAGGGAATACAGCAGCGAGATCATGAGAGCGTGCGTTGACGAGTTGAGTATCAGGGGACAGCCAGCCATGACGGAGGCGGTGAAGTAGTAGATGAAACTCGTGAGTGGTGTTGAGAAAGGCAGATATGCTGCAGTGACACCCATCGGTCGCAGCTCGATCTTGACCCCGCGGTGAGGTCCTGCCGCCAAGGGTAGCATGAGATTTGTGATCAGTGATTCGCCATGTTCGATAGCCCAAGTCAAATAATTGGCGCTACTGCGCACATCCTCGGCAGCCTCCCACTGCGGTTTCCCAGCCTCGATCCTCAAAACGAGCTCGGCGATATTTTGGTAATCGAGTAAGGCTTGTCTAAACTTGGCAAGTATCTCTAGCCGCTTAACTAAACTCAGTTGGCCAAAGGCCGACTTTTCTTGATTAGCAAAGTTGATCGCTTCGGAAATACTTTCTTTATCTATGCCGATTTCGACCAGTTTTTCGCCATTATTGGGATTGAGGGAAGCTTTAAATGCGCTGGGTCGTCTCGCCGCAAGCCATCGGCCGCCGACCCACTGACCAGGCCAATTGATTGGAAAATTTCGATTTTCGATGTGATTGACAAAGTCCTGCAGCTGCATAATCGACTCCGCGACGAGGTTGCGTCCGAGAGACTCCAGATGACTGCTCCCAGTATACCGCCATGTTTCGCATTTGTTATACTTGGGAGGAGTGTCTTTCTAAGGAGACCACGCGTGACTGAAAGTACTTCGATCGCAAACCAACAAGATGTAGCGGCAGTTTGGCCTGATGGTTGGTACCTTTATGAGAACGGAAAATTAAACGGCCCACTCTCAGCCGATCATGCGTTTAGTCAAAGGCCCGATTGTGACGATGGGAGCCCACGACTCATCAGTCGGAAAGGCTTCAGTCAGTGGTATCCTCTGCAGGACTTCGCTGCTCTATACCGACTTTCAGAGAGCATGGCGCAAAAGGTAGAGGTCGCTGTTGGTTCGACTCAGGATCCGATGACCAGACCATCGGTAACGCCCAAACAGGTTGGGCCTACCACGGTCCTTGCCAAATCAACGCCGCCCAAATCCAGTAACGCGGCACTTAGGCGAGCAGTGGCCGATGCTGCTGCCAACTCGATAGCACCCGCATCGCCAGTGCCGCGATCCCTATCCAAGGCCGCTGTCGAGCAGGAATACTATCTAGCACGCACACGCCTGGCTTTGGGACAGCTACGCAATCCCTGGGCTGCGGCGGGTGGAAGTTGGATACTCAGCCTTGGGGTTTATTGGGGCTTCTGGTTTGTATCGGTCTACAAAGAGATTGAGCGTCACACGCAGAATGCAGTACCGGTACCAAAATGGCTTAAGTTTACTGCATTGGTATCCATAGTGCCGCTCCTCAATGCCTGGCCAACCTATCGCTTGGCGTGCCAGATTCGTGAGATGGAGCGACAAAATAAATACACATTTACGAATCCGCAGCTTGCACTACTCGCATCCCTCTTGCCACCAGTCGCGATGTTTTATCTGCAAAGCGGACTCAATCGTCATTGGACCTTACATGCTAAGCATCTCATTTTGAAACGTCGTGCTGATGCCGCCGCAGCTGCTACCGGCGTCGCCTAGGTTTAAATTTAGAGTTGTTCCGTTGCTGTGGCCGCTGCGGCCCTGGTGACGGCGTTTTGGATGCCGCTTGGTTGGGATCCATTGGGAACGGATGATCATTGACGACCGGTATTTTCTTTTTGATTACCCGCTCGATACTGGTCACAAAACTACGCTCTTCGGCGTCGCAAAACGAAAGTGCTGCACCGACATTTGCTGCTCGGCCCGTGCGTCCAATGCGGTGCACATAAGTTTCAGGTATGTTAGGGACATCGTAATTAATAACGTGAGTGATATCGTCAATGTCGATACCACGAGCAGCGAGGTCACTAGCGACCAGAACACGCGTAGCTCCGCTCTTGAAGTTTGCGAGTGCGCGCAGACGTGCATTTTGTGATTTATTGCCGTGGATAGCCTCAGCCTGGATGCCATGCTCGTTGAGGTAAGTCGAGACCCGATTGGCAACAGCTTTGGTCCGCGTGAATACGATGACGCGCGCAGCCTCTGGATTCTCCAGGACGTGGATAAGCAGACGTCGCTTATTAGGGCGATCGACATAATAGAGTGACTGATCGATCTGCTCGCTAGTTGACGAGGTGGGCGCCACGGCAACATGCACTGGGTTTTTGAGGATTGCATTTACTAAAGACTGCACCTCGGGGGGCATCGTCGCTGAGAAGAGTAAATTTTGCCGTGCAGGGGGCAGTTTGGCTATGACACGCTTGACGTCATGGATGAATCCCATATCGAGCATCCGGTCGGCTTCATCAAGGACGAAGACTTCCACTTGATTGAGCGAGATGAATCCCTGTGACATAAGGTCCAGAAGGCGACCGGGTGTGGCAACAAGGATATCCGGGCGGCGCTCGAGGGCGCGTTTTTGGGGCTCAGCGCCAACACCACCAAAGATAAGAGCGCGTCCCAGGTTAAGGTTAGCACCGTAATCTCGGAAGCTCTCGTCTATCTGCGCGGCCAATTCTCGCGTCGGGGTGAGCACAAGGGCACGTACCCCACGGCGACCCTGGCTTAAGGCTAGCTTTTGCAGTAGCGGCAGTGCGAATGCTGCGGTCTTGCCGGTGCCCGTTTGGGCGCAGCCCAGGATGTCACGGCCGTGGAGTATCGGTGGAATCGATTGCTGTTGAATAGGGGTAGGCTGTTCGTAGCCCATTTGCTTCACGGCTCTAAGGATCGGTTCGATTAGGCCCAAGGTAGCAAAATTAGGGGTGGGCATCGCATTTTCTAGTTTATTCACGGATACTCGCTAACGGCGCTTTTGGGCGCTGGCCGAAGGCTGGGGGGTGGCCGATGGCATGGTTTTTATTGTGGCTTCAGTATGTTAACGCCTCATTGGCGTTGCTTTGGTAGTTGGCAAGACCGGCGGATCGGCATATACCTAGACGACTTATGGTGGAACCGCAAGACCAAGCTTTATCGTCTCGACCACTCCGACGGCTTTTACCCACTCCGGGGCAGCCGGTCGACAGTGGCGATTTACTGGACCGCTTTCTCACGTATGTGAAAGAGCAGGGCCTGGAACTCTATCCGGCTCAGGAGGAGGCGATCCTCGCCCTGTATGAGGGCCGAAACGTCATTCTCAATACGCCCACAGGCTCGGGCAAATCCTTGGTAGCCACAGCTCTGCACTTTCACTCGCTGGCGCACGGTCGTCGTTCAGTTTACACCTGTCCGATTAAGGCCTTAGTTAACGAGAAGTTTCTCGCGCTGTGTGCCGTTTTTGGCCCGGACCTGGTCGGCATGGCGACTGGTGATGCCACAGTCAATCGCGACGCTCCCATCATTTGCTGCACCGCGGAAATCCTCTCCAATATGGCCCTGCGCGAAGGAGCATCAGCTCCAGCGCAGGACATCATCATGGATGAGTTCCATTATTATTCCGACCGGGACCGTGGGGTTGCCTGGCAGGTACCGCTTTTGACACTTAGCTACGCGCGTTTTCTCCTGATGTCGGCGACCCTAGGTGATACAGCGGTGTTTGAGGACGGCTTACACCGACTTACTGGAATCGGTGTCGACGTGATCAAGTCGGCCTCGAGGCCGGTGCCACTCGATTTCGTCTATCAAGAGACGCCGCTACACGAGACGATTCGCAGTTTGGTGTTCGGCGGTAAGGCCCCGGTTTACTTGGTGAGCTTTACGCAGCGTGAATGCGCCGAAGAGGCGCAGAATCTTCTCTCCGTGGATGTTTGTACGAAAGAGGAGAAAAAAGCCATTGCCGAGGCACTTAGTGGCGTCAAATTTTCGAGCCCCTACGGCAAGGAAATGCAAAAGATACTGCGTCATGGCATCGGTCTTCATCATGCTGGGTTACTCCCGAAGTACCGCCTTTTGGTGGAACGGCTGGCGCAGCAGGGCCTACTTAAGGTGATTTGCGGTACCGACACTCTTGGCGTTGGGGTCAATATCCCAATTCGTTCCGTGGTCTTTACCAAGCTTTGCAAGTACCACGGCGACAAGACCGCGCTCCTTAGCGTTCGTGACTTTCTCCAGATCAGTGGACGCGCCGGGCGGAAGGGGTTCGACGACAAGGGCACAGTGGTGGTGCAGGCCCCACCGCATGTAATTGAAAACCTCATGCTCGAGGCCAAGGCTGGTGGTGATGCAAAAAAATTGCGCAAAATAGTGCGTAAGAAACCTCCGGAGCGCGGTTATGCCCATTGGGATCAGAATACCTTTAACCGTCTCCTTGCCTCGCCACCAGAGGCACTGACTAGTCGCTTTCAGGTAACCCACGGGATGTTGCTTAATATTCTTAGCCGCCCCACTGACGGATGTCGGGCGA
This genomic stretch from Deltaproteobacteria bacterium harbors:
- a CDS encoding DUF3516 domain-containing protein translates to MVEPQDQALSSRPLRRLLPTPGQPVDSGDLLDRFLTYVKEQGLELYPAQEEAILALYEGRNVILNTPTGSGKSLVATALHFHSLAHGRRSVYTCPIKALVNEKFLALCAVFGPDLVGMATGDATVNRDAPIICCTAEILSNMALREGASAPAQDIIMDEFHYYSDRDRGVAWQVPLLTLSYARFLLMSATLGDTAVFEDGLHRLTGIGVDVIKSASRPVPLDFVYQETPLHETIRSLVFGGKAPVYLVSFTQRECAEEAQNLLSVDVCTKEEKKAIAEALSGVKFSSPYGKEMQKILRHGIGLHHAGLLPKYRLLVERLAQQGLLKVICGTDTLGVGVNIPIRSVVFTKLCKYHGDKTALLSVRDFLQISGRAGRKGFDDKGTVVVQAPPHVIENLMLEAKAGGDAKKLRKIVRKKPPERGYAHWDQNTFNRLLASPPEALTSRFQVTHGMLLNILSRPTDGCRAMKELVRSCHDTPTQKRQHTRTAFQLFRSLVDRQIVEIIPREQRDGRKVRVNIDLQEDFSLNHALSLYLLDTIKLLDRESPDYALDLLTLIESILENPELILRKQLDRLKTAKLFELKAAGVEYEERMEELEKLEYPKPNREFIYETFNRFAATHPWVGQENIRPKKIARDLYEQFMSFEEYIRELDLHRVEGLLLRYLSETYKVLVQTVPETDRTDEILAMIEYFGALVRGIDASLLEEWERMQAGPSRRSSVSHEDSEVPSDMTRNKRQFTVMVRNAVFRLLRLIGSRSYGEVVDLVSQSRVDDVPTWTADELDKVIAPFYEDHAAVATDQAARDPRHLRIVEKPEVWLLEQTIVDPDQHNDWIMKLAVDLKTSRETGAVVLALFAIQPI
- a CDS encoding DEAD/DEAH box helicase, producing the protein MPTPNFATLGLIEPILRAVKQMGYEQPTPIQQQSIPPILHGRDILGCAQTGTGKTAAFALPLLQKLALSQGRRGVRALVLTPTRELAAQIDESFRDYGANLNLGRALIFGGVGAEPQKRALERRPDILVATPGRLLDLMSQGFISLNQVEVFVLDEADRMLDMGFIHDVKRVIAKLPPARQNLLFSATMPPEVQSLVNAILKNPVHVAVAPTSSTSEQIDQSLYYVDRPNKRRLLIHVLENPEAARVIVFTRTKAVANRVSTYLNEHGIQAEAIHGNKSQNARLRALANFKSGATRVLVASDLAARGIDIDDITHVINYDVPNIPETYVHRIGRTGRAANVGAALSFCDAEERSFVTSIERVIKKKIPVVNDHPFPMDPNQAASKTPSPGPQRPQQRNNSKFKPRRRR